In Phyllopteryx taeniolatus isolate TA_2022b chromosome 13, UOR_Ptae_1.2, whole genome shotgun sequence, the following are encoded in one genomic region:
- the marcksl1a gene encoding MARCKS-related protein 1-A → MGAHMSKGDVAVEGNVAADPAAAKANGQENGHVKTNGDVSAKPDGDVAAADGNGTAEPAKEGEACAGDAIEPAPAADGEAAKAEGEAPKDGKKKKKFSLKNSFKFKGISLKKSKKGSEEAKEEAASPAGEEKPEENGHAAKEAKDETPAAEAEAEGEAAAPEGATEDAEEAAPATEAEEAVPAAAPAEETTPAAPQGDASAE, encoded by the exons atggGAGCCCACATGTCCAAGGGAGATGTAGCTGTTGAGGGGAACGTCGCCGCCGACCCTGCCGCCGCCAAAGCCAACGGCCAG GAAAACGGCCATGTCAAGACCAATGGCGACGTGTCTGCCAAGCCTGACGGGGATGTGGCCGCCGCAGACGGCAATGGCACAGCCGAACCGGCTAAGGAGGGAGAGGCCTGCGCCGGGGATGCCATTGAGCCCGCTCCCGCGGCAGACGGTGAGGCCGCCAAGGCGGAGGGTGAGGCCCCCAAGGacgggaagaagaaaaagaagttcTCCCTGAAGAACTCCTTCAAGTTCAAAGGCATCTCACTGAAGAAGAGCAAGAAGGGCAGCGAGGAGGCCAAGGAGGAGGCCGCCTCCCCCGCAGGCGAGGAGAAGCCCGAGGAGAACGGCCACGCGGCCAAGGAAGCCAAAGACGAGACGCCGGCCGCCGAAGCCGAAGCCGAGGGCGAGGCCGCCGCTCCGGAGGGAGCGACCGAGGACGCCGAGGAGGCCGCTCCGGCCACGGAGGCCGAGGAGGCCGtccccgccgccgcccccgccgAGGAAACGACACCTGCGGCCCCCCAGGGTGACGCCAGCGCGGAGTGA